In Microcaecilia unicolor chromosome 1, aMicUni1.1, whole genome shotgun sequence, the following are encoded in one genomic region:
- the LOC115460531 gene encoding olfactory receptor 5F1-like, producing MEGKNQTIVTKFILLGFSDVLELQSLLFVLFLFMYLLTLLGNISIITIIRIEPQLHTPMYYFLTNLSFVDICYSSTITPKALISFKEEKTSISLLGCAIQVFSYVTLATSECLLLATMAYDRYVAICNPLLYTVVMTRRVCVKLATGVYVVSIVYSLIQTGNIFSLTFCGSNEINHFYCEIPPLLKLSCSDTFFNETVLSTLAGIVGFLAVTAIVLSYILIISAILKIHSSEGRHKAFSTCASHFFTVLLFFGTLIFTYVIPSSNFSLYINRVVSVVYTIVIPMVNPMIYSLRNKDVKRALRKILEKKWSC from the coding sequence ATGGAAGGCAAAAACCAGACAATTGTGACCAAGTTCATCCTGTTAGGATTTTCAGATGTTTTGGAGCTGCAGAGTTTACTGTTCGTTCTATTTTTGTTCATGTATCTTCTCACCCTACTGGGAAACATCAGTATCATCACAATAATTAGAATTGAGCCTCAACTTCACACTCCCATGTACTATTTTCTCACTAATTTATCATTTGTAGATATCTGTTACTCTTCAACAATCACCCCAAAGGCACTGATCAGCTTCAAAGAGGAGAAAACAAGTATTTCCTTGTTGGGTTGTGCTATACAGGTGTTCAGTTATGTTACCTTGGCGACTTCAGAGTGTTTGCTACTTGCAACGATGGCATATGATCGTTATGTGGCAATATGTAACCCATTACTTTATACTGTTGTAATGACTAGGAGAGTTTGTGTCAAGCTAGCAACAGGTGTGTACGTGGTTAGCATAGTATATTCACTGATACAAACTGGTAATATATTCTCTTTGACCTTCTGTGGATCAAATGAGATCAATCATTTCTATTGTGAAATCCCTCCGCTGTTAAAGCTCTCCTGCtctgataccttttttaatgAGACTGTCTTATCTACTCTTGCTGGCATTGTTGGTTTCCTAGCAGTTACAGCAATAGTCCTATCTTACATTTTAATTATTTCTGCAATCCTGAAAATCCACTCTTCAGAGGGCAGACACAAAGCTTTCTCCACTTGTGCATCTCACTTCTTCACAGTGCTTTTATTTTTTGGAACTCTAATCTTCACATATGTCATACCAAGTTCTAATTTTTCTCTGTACATAAATCGTGTGGTTTCTGTAGTATACACAATAGTAATCCCTATGGTAAATCCAATGATCTACAGCCTCAGGAACAAAGATGTTAAACGAGCACTAAGAAAAATCTTGGAGAAAAAATGGTCATGTTaa